From Bacteroidota bacterium:
GCAAATTTGTTATATCAGGCACAGGGAATATTATCAGTGAGAAAATTATTGAAACAGAAGAATTAAAAGTTTGGATTAGTGGTGCTGCTGAAGCAAAAATAGATTTGAAAGCGAATAAAATGGATATTAAAATTTCCGGTTCAGGCGATATTAGTACAGCAGGAATTGTTGATGAATTGGAACTTAAATTAAGTGGTGCCGGTAATTTAGACGCTTACAATTTAATTGCTGAAAAAGCCAAAATTACAATTAGTGGAGCTGGTGATGCAACAGTACATGTAGTAAAGTCATTGCGTGCGAAAGTTTCAGGTGCAGGAAATATTCAATACAAAGGAACACCAAAAGTGAATTCAAATATTTCAGGAGCAGGTTCCGTGAATGCAATTAACTAATTGTCATGGATATTTTATTAATTGTTTTAGGAAGTGCTTTAGTTATACTCGGAATTTTGGGTTGCTTTCTGCCTATTATACCGGGGCCTCCTGTCAGTTTTGTTGCCTTATTGGTTTTTCATCTCACTTCTGTTTATCAATTTTCAAATCGGATATTAATAATTGCTGCTGTAATGGCCATTGTGGTTACTGTGTTGGATTACATCATACCCATTTGGGGTACTAAGTTTTTTGGTGGTTCAAAAAAAGGGGTATGGGGATCGACTATTGGTTTAATATTGGGA
This genomic window contains:
- a CDS encoding DUF2807 domain-containing protein; this encodes MKQNRIILSTIALFLVLTSCFPSYEKGSGVLISTEIDVDDFDKINLSGTGTIYYIQGEEHSLKIVTDDNIIPFLKQNVTGGELILDIDKALINPTKLDFYITSPQISKFVISGTGNIISEKIIETEELKVWISGAAEAKIDLKANKMDIKISGSGDISTAGIVDELELKLSGAGNLDAYNLIAEKAKITISGAGDATVHVVKSLRAKVSGAGNIQYKGTPKVNSNISGAGSVNAIN
- a CDS encoding DUF456 domain-containing protein, coding for MDILLIVLGSALVILGILGCFLPIIPGPPVSFVALLVFHLTSVYQFSNRILIIAAVMAIVVTVLDYIIPIWGTKFFGGSKKGVWGSTIGLILGLFFVPWGIILGPFVGAVIGEMIDGQEFKKALKSGFGAFLGFAAGVIMKLGVSIWIAIIIIRTVIEHF